CCTATGGATACCTCCACATCTACCAAACGAAAACTCCCTTCATCATCAGAAAActccaacaacaaaaagttgAAGTTGAAACTACTCCCACCTTCATCCTGCCCTCCCTCACCCGAGCATGTCCCCCTCTTCCATCCTGGTTCATACACCCAACACCTTAAAGCTAAACCCAAATGGAAGACATTGGCCAGAAATTAAATCCATCCCCAATCCACCCTTTCAAATTCCGATCTGGCTTTACCTATGGCTGAGGAGGCGAGCCTACCCATGCCCCCAACCGCCTCATGAAGCTTCTTTCTTGGAATTGCCGTGGTTTCACCCGGGCTACGGCAATCCAAAAATTTAAAGGCCTTTTGAGAGATGTCAACCCCGATTGCATCTTTCTTTCTGAAACAAAAATtcctaaacaaaaaatttctcctCTTCTTACCAACATGGTTTTGTAAATATTGTCTATATCAATCCAATTCGGAAAGCTGGCGGCCTTTGCTTTGCTTGGAAAAATGGTGTGGATATTGAACCCCTCTCTTCAAACAACAACCTCATCAATGTCATCATCTTTTCTGATCCCCTAAACACTCACTGGATGCTCTCCCTTGTATATGGTCCTCCATACTCTTCTCTCAAAGCCAACTTTTGGAACAATCTTGAAACCACAATAAACTCTTTTGGTGGTGCTTGGGTGGGGATTGGTGATTTCAATTGCATCCTATCCCAGTTAGAAAAACAGGGGGGTCGCCCTTTTGCCTCATCCTCCGATGGCGGTTTCTCTGGTTTCATCACCAACAATGGTCTCATCGATCTTGGATTTCAAGGTAATAAATTTACTTGGTCTAACAAACGTTCTGTTGGTAACATTAAACAGCGTTTAGATAGAGCAATTGCAAATGACCAATGGAGGCTCCTTTTCCCTCGAGCCAATCTCCTTCACCACCCCATTATTGCCTCTGACCATGCCCCAATCTTTCTCTGTACCATGGGGGAAGCCCGAAACACACCTAAACCATTCCGTTTTGAATCAATGTGGACCCGTGACCCCTCCAGCTTTGTCGTTGTCAAATCCGCTTGGTCCAAATAGTTCATTAGCACTCCAGCTTTTTGtctttcccaaaaaataaaagaatccaAATCCTCCTTGAGAAAATGGAACAGAGATGTCTTTGGCAACATCCACTCTAAAATCAAGACCCTCACTGATCAAATAAACACAATCCAAGACCTTCCTCCATCTGCTTCCAACTTTTCCTCAGAAAACTCTCTTTTGTGTGAGCTCAATGAATGCATGATTCGTGAAGATATGCATTGGCGTCAAAAATCAAGAAATCAATGGTTGACCTCTGCTGACCTCAATACCAGATCCTTCCATCTATCCACCATTATCCGAAGAAGGAAGAATGCAATTGATTTTATAAAAGATGAAGATGGTACTTGGCTGTCAGGACGCCATCTAGTTAGTAATTGTTTCATCAATTACTACAAAAATCTTTTCACCTCCCAACATACCCAGCCAAGCCATCATATCGATCTCTCAGATATCATTCCTCACTCTATATCCTCTAAAGAAAACGAAGCCTTATGTGACATCCCTTCTGAtgatgaaataaaatttgttgcCTTCAGTTTTGCATCCTCCAAATCTCCTGGTCCTGATGGTATGTCTGCCATTTTTTACAAAACTTATTGGGGTACTGTTGGCAAAGAAGTCATAGCCATGGTTCAATCTTTTTTTGCCAGTGGTCTCATGTTAAAAGAAATGAACCACACTTTCATCACTCTCATCCCCAAGACCCCTAATCCATCCACTGTTCATAACTTCCGCCCATTAAGCCTTTGCAATATTTCTTACAAAATAATATCCAAAACATTAGCCAATCGCCTAAAAATTCTCCTCCCTAAACTCATCACACCATGGCAAGCCGCCTCTATCCCTAGTAGAAACATCCAAGACAACTCAATTATTGCGCATGAAATTTTCCACACCCTTCACCAAAAACGCACTGGCACCTCTGGAATGGCAGCTCTAAACCTTGACTTGGACAAAGCTTTCGACAAGGTCAAATGGCCTTTTTTGCTCTCAATTTTCAAGCATTTTGGTTTCTCAGACAAATGGattcaaaggattagtcaatgcATCTCTACGCCATCCTTCTCCATATTAATAAATAGCACTCCAGCAGGTCTTTTGACCTCTAAGCATGGCATTTGTCAAGGTGATCCCATCTCTCCTTTCCTCTTTATTTTGGTTACTGATGTTTTGTCTAGATTATTTTTTCAGAAAGAAGCTAAAGGTTCCCTCCAAGGCATCAAGATTGCAAGAAACTGCCCCCCAATTTTGCATCTTACGTTTGTTGATAATCTTGTGGTATTTTCTCGAGCTAACCATGACGACCTTGCGGCAATCCAAACTTGCTTATCACAATTTCAAACTTGGTCTAGGCTTTCCATCAACAAGAGGAAATCGGCAATAACTTTTAGTCGAAATGTTTCTCCATCATCCAAAATCTCTCTGCGCAATCTGATTAGTTTGAACCAACCAAGTTCCAAGAATTTCTACCTTGGGCTTCCCACTCATATCCAAGGAGGTAACCAAGCTCAGTTCAACTTCATTTTGAAAAAGATCAACAGCAGAATTTATGGTTGGAAAGCAAAGATTTATCTCAGGTTGCCAAAGCAACTCTTATAAAGTCTGTGCTATCCTCAATACCATCTTATTGGATGTCATCTTTTAAGCTACCAAAGTCCATTTGCAGCAAAATTGATGCTAGACTTCGGGATTTCTTCTGAGGATTAATTGACTCAGGTCACCATATCTATCCAAAAGCTTGGGATTCTTTATGCAAACCAAAATCTGCTAGGGGCTTGGGCTTCCGTCGTGCTCATGACATCAACAATGCTCTCATATCCAAACTTGGGTGGATTATTGCATCTAGTGCAGATAAACCTTGGGCCAATCTCCTCCAATCCAAATACCTTCGTGGTCGTTCATTCCTAACCTCTACCCTCCAACATAACTCATCCTACATTTGGAAAGGCATTCATAAAAGCATCCCTTTGCTATTAAAAGGCTACTGCTTCCTCATTGGATCAGGTTCTTTGGTGAACATTTGGCATGATCCATGGATTCCCTCAATTCCATCGTTCACCCCAACGCCCATAACCATGCTGCCTGACCAACAATTGGTTTCTGAACTAATTTTTCCTGAAACTAGGCAATGGAACCGTGCTCTTCTCCACAACCTCTTTGACCATGATACAACCTCTTCTATTTAACAAACCCACATTCCCTTCTCTCCAGCTGCAGATTCCATTATTTGGGCAAAATGTCAAAGTGGGAAATTTTTTGTCAAGTCAGCTTACCTTGCTGACCAAAATGCCAGATTCACATTTTCTGGTCCCCTTACTACTGTTAAATGGAAGAAATTATGGTCCATGAAGTTCAATGAAAGACTCAAATACCACATTTGGAAAATTATGTGGGATGTTCTCCCCACTAGAGAATTCCTTGCTCAAAGAATTGTTAGGTTGGATTCATCCTATCTCCGGTGTCATCATCCTCAAGAATCGGTGGTCCATGTTTTGTTTGAGTGCCTTTTTGCCATTATTGTATGGAGGCACACAAGTATCCCCATCCATCTATCTTCCATCCCACCAAAGTCAGCTTCTGATTGGGTTAAATCCATCCTAAATCCTGTGAGTCTCCTTGGTCTCTGCCCATCAGTTGGCCCATCTTTCTCCCTATTAGCTGCAATTACGTGTGACCACATTTGGTGGAGCAGAAACAAACTAATTTTTGAAGACCTGTCCAACCCCCCTAATAGGCATGCTGCTGACATCAACAGAGCCTTCAATTCTCATTCTGAAGCTTGGCTGTCCTTATCCCCCTCCACTGCCTTTCAATGGCACCCCCCACCGACAGGTTGgatcaaattcaattttgacaCTGCCATCAGACCAAATGCGACCTTCATCTCTGTTGTTGGCCGTGATCCTAATGGTATGATTACCTCCGTCTGTGCAGCTAAGGAATCTTCTCAATCCCCGGTTTGGGGTGAAGCCAAAGCAAcctttttacttattttttagtttcaaaattctctttttGTTATCGGTCATGTAATGAGCTCGCTCATCAGTTAGCCCGTTGGGCGTGTATTTCTTCAAATTAGGGACCCCAATCCATCTCTTCCATCCCTCCTTGGGTCTTTTGTAAGGAATTTGATGGATCGGTTCCCCCATTGTTGTCTTTGcctttttagtaatttatcatctttcttataaaaaaaaaaagaaaaaagaatggttCCATGaaatgacatgaaaattggtttttcttttccagtcagGTGTCTATTAAGGATAGTTATTATCCTCCTCAGTCCTCATACAGAactggaggataattttgattttgccctatataattttaaatttttatatatctcctttttttatgattttttttttttttttaatatatctcCTAACATTAGACACAGACAGTGTTTGTAAAAAAGTTCTTTTGTCTATGTTTGGCGTTGATGCATCAGTTTAGTATTACCTAAGCCTGTCAGGCTATCACATGTATTAGTTGACCCAATAAATTCATGTCATGTCAATTTCATTATACCACGTAATTAAAtagtcttaaaaaaatttaaaacaaattaaaataaatccctaaaatttaatattttcttgatgAACTAACTGCATGCCGATTGTACTCttcttccattcttttccaCGTTCCATTACATTACATACAAACTACAAAGAAATTAATccataaaaattgttcaaagGAATTGGAACCccaaaatagaaattgaaatctcataattaaattaaaaattagacaaaaggaaaaaaaaaagtttaaacccAGCAAAGCTTCACCAATCAATCCCCCTCTCAAACCACTTTCCAAATCATCAATGAGGAGCTCATTGGCCGAACTTTTGTTGAATACTATGAGAATTTGTTCACATCTTCAAGGCCCATGGTGAGCAGAGAACTGCTGGATGCTATACACACCAAGGTGACGGACAGAATGAATGTTACGCTGATGCAAGAATTTAAAGCACCTGAGGTGGAGTGTGCTCTGAAACAAATGCACCCGTTCAAAACTCCGGGGCCAAATGGTATGTCGCCTTTATTTTATTAGCACTTTTGGCCTAAAGTTAGTCTTGTGGTTATTCAAACTGTCTTAAATTTCCTTAACAATGGTGTAGCTCCGCCAAATTTTCATGAAACTCATATTGTGTTAATTCCGAAAATGAAGAACCTGGAGACAGTTACGGATTATAAACCAATTAGCTTATGCAATGTCACTTACAAGCTTGCCTCAAAAATGGTTGCCAACTGTCTAAAAGGGGTGCTCAAAGAGGTAGTTGGGGAAAACCAAAGTGCTTTTGTCTCTGAAAGGCTGATCACTGATATCGTCTTAGTGGCCCATGAGATCATGAATCATATTCATAGGAAACAGAAAGGAAAATATGGGGAGATGGCGCTGAAGCTGGATATGAGCAAATTATATGATCGAGTGGAGTGGGAATGTCTCCAACTAATCATGCAAAAACCTGGTTTTCATGAGCACTGGATTCAGCTTGTCATGAGGTGTGTGTCGCCAGTCACATATGCTATTCGAGTTAATGGGGTTCCATGTGGTGCAATTAGACCAACCAGGGGGCTACATCAAGGCGACCCATTGTCACCTTATCTTTTCATCCTGGTGGCAGAGGGTTTGTCGGCCTTAATCCATAAGGGAATCCAAAACAAAACCTTGAAAGAGTTGGTGGCATCCGCAAGGGGACCGAAAGTGTCTCACTTGTTTTTCATCGATGATAGCTTGATTTTCAGCCAGGCCACCATCAAGGAATGTGAATCCAAagaatattttatgtttatgaaGCCTCTTCGGGTCAGCAATTAAATCGGAGTAAAACCTCCCTATTTTTTCAGCTGGAATACTAATAATGCCACAAAAGAGTTTATCAAAACCATGTTTGGTGCCCAGCTCATTAAGCCACACGAGTCTTACCGTGGTCTCCCTTCCTTAGTGGgcagataaaaaaaagaactcttTTGCCCAATTGAAGGAACGAGTAGTAAACAAGCTGGTAGGGTGGAAGGAGAAGTTGCTCTCAAATGCCGGGAAGGAATCTTAATTAAAGCGGTAGTGCAAGTAGTGCCGTCATACACTATGAGCTGTTTTCGGCTGTCTTAGACTTTGTGTCGGGAGCTCACAGGGATGGTGAGGCAATTTTGGTGGGGCCAAAAGAAGGATGAAAAGAGAATGGTATGGATGAGTTGGGAGAAGATATGCCTCCCGAAGGACCAAGGTGGTATGAGATTTAAGGATTTGGAGAAATTTAATCTTGCTTTGTTAGAGAAGCAGGGCTAGCAATTACAGACCAattcttcctctcttttctaCATAGTCTTTAAGGCAAAGTACTTTCCAGGTGCAACTTTATTAATGCAGAAATGGGCAGACATCCATCTTAAGGTTGGAGAAGTATAATGGCTGCCCAGAACTTGATAAAAAAGGGAGTGAGGTGGCAGGTGGGTgatggagagaaaattgatatCTGGCGAGACAGGTGGACCCTCAGACTGCACGCATACATGGTCATTTCCCCAAAATACGACTTACCATGTGAGCCGAGAGTGTCCTCTCTTATTAACAGTGCGACCAAGGAGTGGAAGGTGGACCTCATTAAACTGTGGTTTATACCCCAAAACGTGGAGGCCATACTTAGTATACCTCTGAGAGCATATGGTGCACGGGATAGACTTACTAGACGGGTTCAAGAAATGGTAAGTTCTCGGTGCGTAGCGCCTACCATCTAGCTCAAACAGTGCAGGAGGGAGGTGGCCAAGCAACTAGCTCGGATCAGTCAGTGACTCGGGAAACTTGGAAAGGTATATGGAGTATGGATGTCCCCAACAAGGTGAAGCACTTCAGATGGAAGGCGTGTAGGAACATCTTGGCCACAAAGGAGAATTTACGGAGAAGGAAGGTCACTCAAGAGGGACTGTGCGAGGAGTGTGGTAATATGATTGAATCGACGACCCATCTCTTCTGGTTTTGCAAGCAAGCGCTAGTAGTGTGGTCCCACAGTAAGCTTGTCTTACCCTTTACCATCTCAAAGTCATGGGAGTTTATTGAAGTTGTGGGTCAATTTCTAAAGTGGAGGGATGCCTATCCGGATCTTATGGAGAGGGTTATGATGATATGCTGGGGGATTTGGAGGAATAGAAACGAAGCAAAGCATGGAGGGAAACGAAAAACTGGTGAGGCAGTGATCAAGTGCTCGCGCTATTTACTTGAGGAGTTCCAAACGGCGAATGGGGTTCGGAGCAGGTAGGAAGCTCAGCCTCAGGAGGTGGTGAGGTGGACAGCTCCGAAGCAAGGCCAATACAAAGTGAACTACGATGCAGCATGCTTCACCAGGAGCAGGGAGGTTGGTTTTGGCGTGATCATCCGTGACGGTGCAGGTTTGGTCGTTGCTGCCTTGAGTAAGAAGAGGATAGGTCTCACTGGAGCAGTGGAAGTAGAGGCGAAGGCGAAGGCGATGGAAGTGGCTGTCCAGTTCGCGAAGGACGTGGGGATAAGGGAAACAACTTTCGAAGGTGACTCTCTTATTGTGAGCAAAGCAGCCAGAGGAGTGGGAGATGTCCCATCCTCGATCCAAAACATTGTCTGCGGCATTATTCAAGACCTTCAGACGTTTAGAGTAGCAGAAGTGTCACATGTTAAAAGGCAGGGGAGTGCCCCTGCCCATTTACTTGCCCCACATGCATTGCATGTGGTGGATTATAATGCATGGCTAGAGGAGGGCCCTAGCTTCATTGAGCACACGTGTGCCCATGATGTAATccagttttcttcttttgaatGAAGTGtgttttcctaaaaaaaaaaaaaaaaaacgcagccCATTTCCTCAAAATTTCACGAAATCGTCCTTTGTCCCACTTTACCTCCAAATTGTCTTGTTGCTCATTTTTGCAAATCTCTCTGTCTTGCCTTTCTTGCATTTACAATTAGACTCATGTCGACCCATTGTGTTAGTCGTCAACTGTTTTTGTTTGCACAAGTTAAAGTGCTTGCTTcaaatttagggaccaaaagtgcactATTGGCAAACTTAAGGGACCAAGAATTTAGTTTCACCTTGATCTTTTCACTATTTTCGTTTCTTTCAAGCTTACATTCTCACAGTAACATTAGAGGGAAACCAGTTTTTGGTTTTAGGTTGTAAGTCTTGTTGATAATATATTTGTTCATTAACAAATTAATATTTCTATTGCCAAGGGATGCAAGCTTGCCTATAAATACAAGGACATTTATTTGCATCAATACAAAATTCTTAATTCTCACTGCAGACACAAGTCTATGCATCTATGATCACCACATACAAAAATGCCATCCACAAGGACCAATAAAATGGAATACTCAATACTTAACTAGGCTTAGCATTAcaagcccccccccccccccccccctccaaaaaaaaaaaaaaacctttcattGGATCTAGAAAGTGAATCCTAAAAACCTAAACAATAATCaaccccccttttttttaaattcctggGAAAGATAGGCGATCCTTTAAtgcaatttttctttatattaacAGAAAATAAGAGAGCAAGACTTTTAATTGAAGAGcaaagatataaaataaaataaagaagaacaTTGTTGTAACCTTTCAAAAGGGTTTAAAAAAGGTGAAAGGGAGTTGAAATCTTTTTTTGAGGAAGTAATGCGTTGGAACTTGGATACAAGATGGATGGATCTATTTAATGGTGCATGGCTTACAGCATAATTCTTTCTATGAATgtaccaattttattttgattatagCCAAAACTTGTAGATTGACATCATTCCCAAACTTTATTATTATGGGCATCATTATATGAGTTACATTGATCTACCTCAGGGACACTCTGGTGTCAGTATTAAAGGATTATCAATTTCTTCTATGTGCAAATACTTCATGAGAGGGGATTTCAACTTCTACTGCATATATCACGTGCGGCTTTATGCCTTTAGCCATTGGATGAAGTTGTTGAAATTCTTTGAAGACTGACCATTATCTGCTATATTATTCATCAACATTTTCTTAAGCTCCAAAGATCTTGCTCTTATGCTTTCATCACCAAGTAGTTGATCCACCTTCCTCTTAACTTCTTCCCGCAATACAATTCCATTTTCATCTAGCTCAAATCCTAGTCCAACTTTCCAAACATCACAAATGTAGATCCGGTCAAGGAATTGATCAGCAAAGTAAGGCCAGGACAGGAAAGGTACCCCATTGCTTACACCTTCTATAGTAGAATTCCAACCACAATGGCTAATAAAACAAGCAATGGAAGGGTGATTTAAAACCTTTGTTTGAGGTGCCCAACCTACGATCTTCCCACGAGTGCCTTGAATTTCATTTGTATATGCAGTTCTTGACCAATCAACGATATTCGGACGTACCACCCAAAGGAAAGGTCTATTGGTAAGCTCAAGACCAAGAGCTAACTCTTGGAATTGAGTTGGGTCAAAAACTGTAAAGCTACCAAAGGCAACATACAAGACTGAGCAGGGTGGTTGCTGATCGAGCCAGTTTATGCATGAGTGATCTACTTGCCAAAATTGTCCCACTGAATCTTCAATGCGTTTGCTTGACATCAATGGACCAATTGGTAGGAGCTTTGGAGCCAAAGAAAACGTTACAGGCTCGAGTTCAGGAACTGTGTTGCAAAGCCACCAATCTCCGAACTTCAAAGTTTGCATGTATTGTAAGATATATTTGAAGACAATCTTTTGACAAGTTGAATCACCTATACGAATCCACGGAATATAGTCTGTGTCCATGACAGGCATGCCTGCAGGGAGTGGTTGAATCACCTGTCTTTGGGTTGGGATTCCTGCAAGGCAAACAAAGAAATCAAGTGCTACTGATCACATTAATTGACTAATTGGAACATCACTACTACTAATATTTCCAAAGACTCCCTTAGCATGATGAAATATTGTTAGGGTTTTAGCCTTTTAGACCCCAATTGTGATTACTTTACCCAATTCT
This genomic stretch from Castanea sativa cultivar Marrone di Chiusa Pesio chromosome 1, ASM4071231v1 harbors:
- the LOC142622419 gene encoding UDP-glycosyltransferase 83A1-like; its protein translation is MAMAHILVIPFPAQGHVNPLMLLSRKIVKHGFKITFVNTDFNHNRVVGALDSLMDSNISLVSIPDGLGPEDDRNELGKLCEAMLHTMPEKLEELIKYINASNGDDKISCIVADAAGMGWAIEIGIKMGIKRAFFWPGTAASLALQFSIPRLLDDGIINSDGIPTQRQVIQPLPAGMPVMDTDYIPWIRIGDSTCQKIVFKYILQYMQTLKFGDWWLCNTVPELEPVTFSLAPKLLPIGPLMSSKRIEDSVGQFWQVDHSCINWLDQQPPCSVLYVAFGSFTVFDPTQFQELALGLELTNRPFLWVVRPNIVDWSRTAYTNEIQGTRGKIVGWAPQTKVLNHPSIACFISHCGWNSTIEGVSNGVPFLSWPYFADQFLDRIYICDVWKVGLGFELDENGIVLREEVKRKVDQLLGDESIRARSLELKKMLMNNIADNGQSSKNFNNFIQWLKA
- the LOC142631351 gene encoding uncharacterized protein LOC142631351 yields the protein MDVPNKVKHFRWKACRNILATKENLRRRKVTQEGLCEECGNMIESTTHLFWFCKQALVVWSHSKLVLPFTISKSWEFIEVVGQFLKWRDAYPDLMERVMMICWGIWRNRNEAKHGGKRKTGEAVIKCSRYLLEEFQTANGVRSRSREVGFGVIIRDGAGLVVAALSKKRIGLTGAVEVEAKAKAMEVAVQFAKDVGIRETTFEGDSLIVSKAARGVGDVPSSIQNIVCGIIQDLQTFRVAEVSHVKRQGSAPAHLLAPHALHVVDYNAWLEEGPSFIEHTCAHDVIQFSSFE